The bacterium sequence CATCTGCCGACGTCGTTTGCCCCAACTGCCCGGTTGGGACCCCTATTATCTCAACATCGACTGGGTAGAAGGTTTTGAACACCTGCGGGTCGATGACCCGCGGCTGGCGGATGAATTCAGCGGCAACACCTTTCGCTCTGCCCCCTTTATGACGTTCGATCCGTCGACGAAAAAACTCACCATCACGGATCCCACACTCCTGCCGCCCGGATTTCAACCGCCGCCGTTGGAGAAAATGGGACTGCAAAGGAGAATAGAAAAGTAAGATTAAAAAGGAGATCTGGCATGTATCAAAAAGCAGCGATCTGTTTGCTGGCTTTCTGGATCGGCGCCGCCTGGGCGCAAACCTGGGGGCCCACCTGGGAGTCGCTGGATAAACGGCCCACGCCGCAGTGGTGGCTCGACGCCAAGTTCGGCATCTTTATTCACTGGGGGGTCTACTCAGTGCCCGCGTTCTCCAAAGTCGGTCAGTATTCGGAATGGTACTGGCACAGCCTGGTGGAGGGGCAGAAGGAGTATGTCGATTTTCATACGAACAATTATGGTCCAGGATTCCAATATGCGGATTTTGTCCCCCTATTTAAAGCCGAGCTGTTCAATCCGGATCAATGGGCGGATGTGTTTGAACGCTCCGGCGCCAAATACATCGTGTTAACCTCCAAACACCATGAGGGCTATACCCTGTGGCAGAACGAGCAGGCCAATCGTTCCTGGGGCCGGCCCTGGAACTCGGTGGAGACCGGACCGCGCCGGGATCTGCTGGGCGATCTGACTACAGCGGTGCGCAAGACCAGTGTCAAAATGGGCATTTATTACTCCATTTATGAATGGTACAATCCGATCTATCACAGCGATGTGAACACCTTTGTCGAGCAGCATCTCTTTCCTCAGTTCAAGGATGTAGTGAATAAATACGCTCCGTCGGTGATCTTTTCCGACGGCGAATGGGACCACCCCAGTTCGACCTGGCGCAGCGAAGAACTGCTGAGCTGGCTGTTTAACGAATCGCCCTGCAAAGACGAAGTAGTCATCGATGACCGCTGGGGCAAAGAGACACGGCACAGACACGGCGGCTATTACACCACGGAATACGGATCCGGCATGCCGGACGCCAGCCATCCCTGGGAAGAGTGCCGCGGCATCGCCCATTCGTTCGGCTACAGTCGAATGGAGACGCCGGATGATTATCAGAGCGACCAGTCCTTATTGTTGATGTTGATCGATATCGTCAGCCGCGGCGGCAATTTCCTTTTAGACATCGGTCCCACGGCCGACGGCCGCATTCCGGATATCATGCAGGAGCGGCTGCTGCACATGGGCAGCTGGCTCAAGGTCAACGGCGAAGCCATCTATGGAACCACCACCTGGAAAAACTCCTGTCAATGGAGCAAGGGCCAGGTGCAAGATGCGGAGCGGGGCGAGTACAAGAAAAAATATGACATTCTCGAGCTGACCGTGGCGCCCAAGCCGGGAATGGCCCACAAAGAGCTCTTTTTCACCCGCAAAGGCAATACGCTCTATGCCATCGCACCCGACTATCCTAAAGATCGACTCGTCATCCGCGACGTGAAGCCCTCCTCGGACACTAAAATCCGCCTGTTGGGAACCGGCGAGGATCTAAAATGGCAGCTGAAAAAGGGGGAGATCATCGTCAGCTTGCCCAATCTGATGACCACGCCGTTGCGGCATCAGCATGCGTTCGCCTTTCGCATCAGCAACGTTGCTGAGTGAGGGGGTGGTGTCGAGTCGCAGCATGACGCGGCGTGAGCGGCTGACGGCGACGTTTCAGGGTCAGCCGGTGGACCGGCCCGCGGTCTGTTTTTATGAGATCAACGGACTGGACGAGAATCCGCTGGATGATTCACCGTTCAATATTTTTTCCGATCCCTCCTGGTGGCCGCTGCTGCAGCTGGCGCGGGAAAAATCCGACCGCATCGTTCTGCGCGGCGTCGCCTTCAAGGAGAACTTGCCGGATCCGGTGGAGCCGTTTGCCGTGGTGACCACAGAGCAGGCCGGCGACTCTCTCTATACCACCAAAACAATCACGGTGGCGGGCAGGACTCTGGTCAGCCGCACCCGCCGGGACGCGGACATCAACACCATCTGGACTTTGGACCACTTTATCAAATCCGTAGATGATCTGCAGGCGTTGCTGCAGTTGCCCATGGAAACCCTGATGGGCACGGCGGATCCTCAGCCCATTCTCGCAGCTGAACAGTCGCTGGGCGATACCGGTGTGGTGATGATCGATACGCCGGACCCCCTCTGTCTGGCCGCCGGATTGTTCAGCATGGAGCTTTTCACCGTCATCGCCTTGACGGAACAGGCTCTGCTGCATCGTCTGTTGGAAAAG is a genomic window containing:
- a CDS encoding alpha-L-fucosidase is translated as MYQKAAICLLAFWIGAAWAQTWGPTWESLDKRPTPQWWLDAKFGIFIHWGVYSVPAFSKVGQYSEWYWHSLVEGQKEYVDFHTNNYGPGFQYADFVPLFKAELFNPDQWADVFERSGAKYIVLTSKHHEGYTLWQNEQANRSWGRPWNSVETGPRRDLLGDLTTAVRKTSVKMGIYYSIYEWYNPIYHSDVNTFVEQHLFPQFKDVVNKYAPSVIFSDGEWDHPSSTWRSEELLSWLFNESPCKDEVVIDDRWGKETRHRHGGYYTTEYGSGMPDASHPWEECRGIAHSFGYSRMETPDDYQSDQSLLLMLIDIVSRGGNFLLDIGPTADGRIPDIMQERLLHMGSWLKVNGEAIYGTTTWKNSCQWSKGQVQDAERGEYKKKYDILELTVAPKPGMAHKELFFTRKGNTLYAIAPDYPKDRLVIRDVKPSSDTKIRLLGTGEDLKWQLKKGEIIVSLPNLMTTPLRHQHAFAFRISNVAE